A DNA window from Castanea sativa cultivar Marrone di Chiusa Pesio chromosome 7, ASM4071231v1 contains the following coding sequences:
- the LOC142642635 gene encoding putative carboxylesterase 1, with translation MKVSFMANSLNILLLRPSFPHFQCLFLRSTSYPRSRFKTRFYADYPSQSMDSQTNQNQILHEFRFFRVHKNGHIEKFQSTEKTPPFDDKVTGVQSKDVVVSSEPAISARIFLPKIQDPTRKLPVLFYVHGGGFCFESAFSPKLHNYVTTLSSEADVIAVSVEYRLAPEHPIPACYEDSWAALQWVASHAKGNGPEAWLNEHADLDTVFVAGDSAGGNISHYLASRVGSDGLPGVKLVGAVLVHPYFGGTDDDKMWLYMYPGNGGLQDPKLKPAVEDLARLGCERVLVFVAQKDHLREVGWSYFEELKKSGWGGNVEIVENEGEEHCFHIEDLSYVKAQALIKRFVSFLKEG, from the coding sequence ATGAAAGTTTCCTTTATGGCTAACTCTTTAAATATCCTTCTTCTTCGACCATCTTTTCCTCACTTCCAATGTCTCTTTCTTAGATCCACATCATACCCAAGATCCAGATTCAAAACCCGTTTCTACGCTGATTACCCATCTCAAAGCATGGACTCTCAAACCAACCAAAACCAAATACTCCATGAATTCCGCTTCTTCAGGGTACACAAAAATGGTCACATAGAAAAATTCCAATCCACTGAAAAAACGCCACCGTTTGACGACAAAGTCACCGGGGTCCAATCCAAGGACGTCGTCGTTTCATCTGAACCCGCTATCTCCGCCCGCATTTTCTTACCCAAGATCCAAGACCCGACCCGGAAACTCCCAGTCCTTTTCTATGTGCACGGTGGCGGCTTCTGCTTCGAATCTGCGTTTTCTCCGAAGTTACACAACTACGTAACAACGTTGTCATCCGAGGCTGACGTCATCGCTGTCTCGGTCGAGTACAGGCTAGCTCCGGAGCACCCGATCCCAGCTTGTTACGAGGATTCATGGGCTGCGCTCCAGTGGGTCGCGTCCCACGCCAAGGGAAATGGACCCGAGGCGTGGCTCAACGAACACGCTGATTTGGACACAGTTTTTGTCGCTGGGGACAGTGCTGGAGGCAATATCTCTCATTACTTGGCTTCTCGGGTCGGGTCGGACGGGTTACCGGGTGTGAAGCTAGTTGGGGCGGTTTTGGTGCACCCGTATTTTGGTGGTACGGATGATGACAAAATGTGGCTGTACATGTATCCTGGAAATGGTGGGTTGCAGGATCCTAAGCTGAAACCGGCTGTAGAGGATTTGGCTAGGCTTGGGTGTGAGAGAGTGTTGGTTTTTGTGGCTCAAAAGGACCATTTGAGAGAGGTGGGTTGGAGTTACTTTGAGGAATTGAAGAAGAGTGGATGGGGTGGAAATGTAGAGATTGTAGAGAATGAAGGAGAAGAGCATTGCTTTCATATAGAGGATCTCAGTTATGTGAAGGCACAAGCTTTGATTAAACGTTTTGTTTCTTTCTTGAAGGAGGGTTAG